From the Chitinivibrionia bacterium genome, the window CTTTTTCGCATAAATTATATTGAACAAATGGGAACGGGCATTATGCGCATAAAAAATGCCGCGCGAAACGCGGAAGTTGCAGAGCCGATTTTTGAACTTTCAGGCTTTTTCAAGGCAACATTCAGACGATTTCCGAAAGAAGAAATTATCGACCATCAACAGCCTTTATCAACTACAACAGCTAACATAAAACAAGCGATAGAAACACAAAAAACAAGCGACATAAAAACCGCGCATACACCTGAAAACAAACAACTTACCGCTAAAAAACAAGCGATTGAAACAAGCGATAAAAACACAAAAAACAAGCGATTGACAAGCGATAGCAAACGCTTCATTCTTTCGCATATAAAAAGGCATTCGGAAACAAGAATTTCCGATTTTTCCGCCCGCTTAAATCTCAGCCAAGCGCGCATAAGGGTTATACTTCAAGAAATGATAAACGACAAGCTTATTGAAAAAGTCGGCGACAAACGATATACCTATTACGTGCTGAAAAGATAATTTCAAAAAGGAGAAATTTTCAATATGACAACCACAGCGCAACAAAAACAGGGCGGCGGCACGGCGACACTTGCAAAAATTGCCTACCGCAACATCTGGCGCACAGCTTTTTGTTTTGTTGCGGCAATTTTTTTTGTCGGATGTCCCCGACCCGTTAATGAGAATGTTGCTGAAAATCCAAATAATACAGCCGAAAATCTGACAAAATGGGCAAAAATCTATCAAATTACGCTTAACAGTTATTTAGAGCAAGACCCTGCTTTGAACGAAAATGTTGATTTTATTGCCGTTGATTTATCCACATTAGAGTTTGCCGACGATAATGATAAAAAAGCAATTGTTGCGTGGATAGAATTAAAACACGCGCCTGTTAAAAACACTAATTTAGACGGTTTGAGAGCGGAAAATTTGTTTGACGGTATGCGTATTCCCAACGGAGTTTTTTTGACAATAAATAAAATTACCGAAAGGGAAAATGAAATAATTATTGACGGTATGAAATATCGCGGTGCAAGAGCGGCGAATTGGTTTCGGACAAATTGGCGGTTCAATAGCGGCGCTTGGGAGTTTGTTGAAACAACAATGACGATGATTTCGTAAAGAGGAGCAAAAAATGGAAAAATTCACCCAAACCATTCCCGACAAAACAGCCGAGCAAATCGCTCGAATTCAGCGGGAGGTGTTGTTTGAAAAATCGGATGTTAATTCCGTTAAATCGCTTGCAGAAAGCGGGGTTTTGTTTTTTGTTGAATTCGACGAAAAGCAGAATGTTGCCTGTTTTTGTTCGGTTAAACCGATTTTGGACGAATGGGAAATTTACGATTTGGCGACTGTTCCCGAACATAGAAATCGCGGAATGGCGAAGAAAATTATTGGCGAAATTCTTGATTTTGCGCTTAAAAACGGGGCGAAAAAGGTGTTTTTGGAAGTTCGTGAAAGCAATAATGCGGCGATAAATTTATATTCAAATTTAGGTTTTGAGAAATATCTTACGCGTAAAAATTACTACAAAAACACCCAAGACGGTGTGCTTGGCGCAGAAAATGCCGTTTGTATGAGAAAAGTGTTGTGAAAACCGCAGAAAAAACATAAAAACGCCCGCACGACAAGCGCCCAAATATTATTTTTGCCTTTAATAAGTTGAAAAAACAAGGAAAATAGATTATGATAATACCTCGTTCGGACAGAATGGCGGGAGTAAGCTACGCAATACGCGGTCCGGTTTTGGACAGGGCTTACGAATTGGAATCGCAGGGACATAAAGTCCTGAAACTGAATATCGGAAACCCCGGAGTTTTCGGATTTAACGCGGACAAAACGCTACTTAACGCGATGAAAGACAATTTGCTTGGCTTGGAAGGCGGGCAATCGTATTCGCATTCAAAAGGCGTGGAAGAAGTTCGCGCGACAATTGCCGAATATCACATAAAAAGAGGCGCGAAAAACCTTACAAGCAACGACGTTTATATCGGAAACGGCGCGAGCGAGCTTATAACTGCCTGTATGCAGGCGCTCCTAAACAGCGGCGACGAGGTGCTTTTGCCCGCGCCCGATTACCCGCTTTGGACGGCGGCGGTAAATTTACAGCGAGCAAAGGCAGTGCATTACATCTGCAACGAAGAAGACGATTGGAACCCCGACGTTTCGGACATTGAGGCGAGAATAACGTCCAAAACGCGGGCGATTGTAATAATAAATCCGAACAATCCGACGGGTGCAAATTACAGCGAAAAAGTGCTGAGAGAAATTGTCGGAATTGCAAGAAAATACGAATTGCTTATTTTTTCCGACGAAATTTACGACAGAATTTTGTATGACGGCGAAATTCATCACAGCATTGCCGAATTTGCGGGGGATCACCCTTGCTTTATTTTTAACGGGATTTCAAAAACGCATTTGGCTTGCGGATTTCGCGGCGGTTGGCTTGCGGTTTGCGGCGACAAAAGCGAATTGGGCGACTATTTGGACGGGCTTACGACTTTGCTTTCGATGCGGCTTTGTTCTAACGTTCCCGCGCAGTTTGCCTGCAAAGCGGCTTTGGAAGCGGACTATCAAATGGATAATTTTATAGTTCCCGGCGGCAGGCTTTACGAACAAAACACGGTCGCAACAAAACTTTTGAACGAAATAGACGGAATTTCGTGCGTAAAGGCGAAAGGCGCGTTGTATTTGTTCCCGAAAATTGATACAAAAAAATTTAACATAACAAGCGACAAGCAATTTGTTATGGATTTTTTAACGGAAAAAAAGGTACTTTTGGTAAACGGCACAGGTTTCAACTGGATAGCCCCCGACCATTTCAGGTTGGTATTTTTGCCCGAAGTTCCCGTTCTTGAAGACGCTATCGGTAGGCTGAAAGAGTTCCTTTCGACCTACCGACAGAAATGAGGTGAAAGCCTCCACCACCAAGGCGAGAGCATATTTTTCTCGTCTGCCGCATATAGAAAAGCAGGGACAAGGATTTTTTCTTGTTCCTGTGTTTTTTAGACTGGTCAGCAAGTTAAGTAAAGCCAATAAAATTAAACAGCTATATTAAATTCGTGCATTCAGATAATTTACCCTCCTTATCCACCAATCAGCCATAAGTTCTACTTGTCGGGCGTGGTCTGGGTCATATCCTTCCCAATAACCGCTTCCGCATTCCATTATCCATCTTTTGGAATCTTCTTTAACGCCTGCTCTGATTGCAAGTCCTTGCGATTTTATAAAATCGCTGACGGCAAGTATTTCGGTAAGTTTTTCAGTAAAACGCGCTCTGTATCTTGCTACAAAAACAGGATCTTCAAAAAAACGTCCCCAAAAAGCGTTTGCTGAGTGTTGATGAAAATAAATATAACGATGTCCTGCAAAATATATGTGCCCCCCACCCTCTACATAACCAAATCCCCAATCAAAATCCCATAGCATACCTGCGCTTATTTTATCATTTCTGCTTCTTCTATAAAAAAATGTGCTTTTGGGATGATTCGGCTCAAAGTTCTGAACAATTTCGTTTACCATAATAAAATCTACCAAACTATTTATATCTACCAAATCGCGCCAGCCGTTTTCGGGAAACGTTTGACAGGCAAGTAAATCGGTGAATTCAGCCCAGTCGTCTATTATGAAGCGATAGCGCGGGTCGTCAATATTATCGCTGAACGACGGCGCTGAAATATTCACCGGTAAGTTGAAATTATCGGTTTTAAACCACGGCTCATCTGTGCCGACATCTAATTGCACAAACCAACCGCCGTTATTAAAATCGACATTTGCTCGTCCCGGAGCGCCGATACCGTTGGGGTCGGCTTGTCTGTGTTCCGTTAGTAAGTAAACTCCCCAATATTCTCCATCCAAATACAAATGAACGTGTTTATGAGTGTTGGTGTAAGGCAGGTTAAAAACTTCGCGACCGAGATAAAGTGTTGCCGCGTTAGTTAAAAACGTCGGGTCTTGAAATTCCGCAAGCAATATCCAGTTTCGACGTGCGGCAAGCCCGAACATAGACGTGTCGTTTCTGAATCTTATCCGAAATGGCTGTTTTGGATATCCCCAAGTGGTGTTTCCGCGCCCTCTGATTTCTTGGTTTCTGATAGTGGCAATATTATTTTGCGGATTATTGGGGTCGTTCAAAGAAAAAGTCATATTTGTCCAAATTCCCGTGGCGCTACCGTGGATTTCTGCGCCGTAAGCGTCAATAAAGATAACAGGCAGAGTTCCCTCTGCTCTGCCCCTATATCCGATAAGTCCGCCTGTTAATGGATTCCACGCCCCGAATTCTCGATTTTTGGGACGGAAATGTTCTAATTCGTCATCGTCAACTCCGCCGTGAGCGTAGCGAATGCTTTCAAAGTCGGCGGCATTATTGTCCGTTCCGTCGAGGGTTATGCGGCGAACGGCTTCCGAAGCGGAGTTTCGCGTTGGCGTTCCTTTGTATCCGAATATGTTGTCGGGATTTGTTGCGTGGTCAATATTGTTTGCTGTTCCGAGCAAATCAATGAAACCGACGGCAATCTGGCTTCCGTTGCCGTCCATAGTAAACGGATTTTGCACGGTTAATGGAGTTGTGCCTCGGATAAGAGCGACCTTAAACGCCCGATTGCTCAAACTGAAATTCGGGTCGTTAATATCGCCCGAATTATCATTTATTGACAGGCGACCTGTTGTGTTTTCTCTTGCTCCTAAAATTAAGAACGATGTTTTTGCGGGAATTGTTCCGCTCAAAGGGATTGCTCTCCAATTATCATCCACCCCTGCTTCTCTTGCAGGCAAACCTCTTATACCGTCCGCGTGAAACAAGGTAATCCCGCTCAAGTTTATCGGTGAATCGGAGTTGTTGTAAATTTCAACAAAAGAATGGCTTGCACCCGCCGCGTCTCCCGAAGAGCCATACGCCTGCAATATTAGTAATTGCCCTGAAAGCGAGTCCCGTCTTCCGTGATTATTGCATCCGCTATCACGGTCATAATCATCATTTTTGTCGTCCGAGCAACCGACAAAATTCGTCATACTTAACGCGATAATCCATATCGCCGCCAACATTTTAATAAAACGTCTCATAAAAAATCCTCCCATATTAGAGATTAAAAGTTAAGTTTTACGGGAAAAACAACAAAAAAAAGAGGTTGTTCTGCCGAAATTCATATTTTCGACAAAAAATCACGAATACGCTATCGCATCGCAAATAGTAAAAAAGTTATTACTTGTTCCGAAACCTCGTTTAAAAGGCGTTCATTACTAGTATTACA encodes:
- a CDS encoding GNAT family N-acetyltransferase, producing the protein MEKFTQTIPDKTAEQIARIQREVLFEKSDVNSVKSLAESGVLFFVEFDEKQNVACFCSVKPILDEWEIYDLATVPEHRNRGMAKKIIGEILDFALKNGAKKVFLEVRESNNAAINLYSNLGFEKYLTRKNYYKNTQDGVLGAENAVCMRKVL
- a CDS encoding pyridoxal phosphate-dependent aminotransferase; the protein is MMIIPRSDRMAGVSYAIRGPVLDRAYELESQGHKVLKLNIGNPGVFGFNADKTLLNAMKDNLLGLEGGQSYSHSKGVEEVRATIAEYHIKRGAKNLTSNDVYIGNGASELITACMQALLNSGDEVLLPAPDYPLWTAAVNLQRAKAVHYICNEEDDWNPDVSDIEARITSKTRAIVIINPNNPTGANYSEKVLREIVGIARKYELLIFSDEIYDRILYDGEIHHSIAEFAGDHPCFIFNGISKTHLACGFRGGWLAVCGDKSELGDYLDGLTTLLSMRLCSNVPAQFACKAALEADYQMDNFIVPGGRLYEQNTVATKLLNEIDGISCVKAKGALYLFPKIDTKKFNITSDKQFVMDFLTEKKVLLVNGTGFNWIAPDHFRLVFLPEVPVLEDAIGRLKEFLSTYRQK
- a CDS encoding CotH kinase family protein; the encoded protein is MRRFIKMLAAIWIIALSMTNFVGCSDDKNDDYDRDSGCNNHGRRDSLSGQLLILQAYGSSGDAAGASHSFVEIYNNSDSPINLSGITLFHADGIRGLPAREAGVDDNWRAIPLSGTIPAKTSFLILGARENTTGRLSINDNSGDINDPNFSLSNRAFKVALIRGTTPLTVQNPFTMDGNGSQIAVGFIDLLGTANNIDHATNPDNIFGYKGTPTRNSASEAVRRITLDGTDNNAADFESIRYAHGGVDDDELEHFRPKNREFGAWNPLTGGLIGYRGRAEGTLPVIFIDAYGAEIHGSATGIWTNMTFSLNDPNNPQNNIATIRNQEIRGRGNTTWGYPKQPFRIRFRNDTSMFGLAARRNWILLAEFQDPTFLTNAATLYLGREVFNLPYTNTHKHVHLYLDGEYWGVYLLTEHRQADPNGIGAPGRANVDFNNGGWFVQLDVGTDEPWFKTDNFNLPVNISAPSFSDNIDDPRYRFIIDDWAEFTDLLACQTFPENGWRDLVDINSLVDFIMVNEIVQNFEPNHPKSTFFYRRSRNDKISAGMLWDFDWGFGYVEGGGHIYFAGHRYIYFHQHSANAFWGRFFEDPVFVARYRARFTEKLTEILAVSDFIKSQGLAIRAGVKEDSKRWIMECGSGYWEGYDPDHARQVELMADWWIRRVNYLNARI